Proteins from a genomic interval of Etheostoma spectabile isolate EspeVRDwgs_2016 unplaced genomic scaffold, UIUC_Espe_1.0 scaffold378, whole genome shotgun sequence:
- the LOC116686450 gene encoding gastrula zinc finger protein XlCGF57.1-like isoform X7 — protein sequence MEIEADGEDCGGLEPARNSHPLLQPQTEDQIGDSSDPETDDSADWKETREPQSALNSLKHDLRRKKTFSCSECGRRFTFKSDLKRHVRIHTGEKPFSCSVCKKSFTQNGDLQKHMRVHTGEKPFSCSVCKKAFTQIGHLRSHMAVVHSGEKRFSCSVCDKRFSQSSDVKTHKCVGQMETEADGKDCGGPEPARNLHPLLQPETGDQIRDFSNPKTADLADWKVTREPQSALNSLXXXXRCKKTFSCSECRRRFGNKSDLKRHMRIHTGEKPFSCPVCNKSFTQSGDLQKHVRTHTGEKPFSCSVCDKSFTQSGSLLTHMRIHTGERPFSCSVCKKSFTQNGDLQKHVRTHTGEKPFSCSVCDKSFTQSGSLQSHMRSHTGEKRFSCSVCNKRFSRRSFVKTHKCLGPMETKADGEDCGGPEPARNSHPLFQPETEDQTGTLLNLRPVT from the exons ATGGAAatagaagctgatggagaggactgtggaggactagaaccagccaggaactcacatccacttttacaaccacaGACTGAAGACCAAATTGGAGACTCTTCTGAtcctgagactgatgacagtgctgattggaaggagaccagagaacctcagtcagctttaaactctctgaaacatgatttAAGACgtaaaaaaacattcagctgctctgagtgtgggagaAGGTTTACCTTCAAGTCAGATCTTAAGAGACAcgtgagaatccacacaggagagaagcctttcagctgctcagtttgtaaGAAATCATTTACACAGAATGGAgatttacagaaacacatgagagtccacacaggagaaaaacctttcagctgctcagtttgtaaGAAAGCTTTTACACAGATAGGACATTTACGGTCACACATGGCCGTAGTCCACTCAGGAGAGAAAagattcagctgcagtgtttgtgaCAAAAGATTTTCCCAGAGTTCTGATGTCAAAacacataaatgtgttggtcagatggaaacagaagctgatggaaaggactgtggaggaccagaaccagccaggaacttgcatccacttttacaaccagagactggAGACCAGATCAGAGACTTTTCTAATCCTAAGACTGCTGACCTTGCTGATTGGAAGGtgaccagagaacctcagtcagctttaaactctctgNNNNNNNNNNCAAGAtgtaagaaaacattcagctgctctgagtgtagGAGAAGATTTGGCAACAAGTCAGATCTTAAgagacacatgagaatccacacaggagagaagcctttCAGCTGCCCAGTTTGTAATAAATCTTTTACACAGAGTGGAGATTTACAGAAACATGTgagaactcacacaggagagaaacctttcagctgctcagtttgtGATAAATCTTTTACACAGAGTGGAAGTTTACTGACACAC atgagaatccacacaggagagagacctttcagctgctcagtttgtaagaaatcttttacacAGAATGGAGATTTACAGAAACATGTgagaactcacacaggagaaaaacctttcagctgctcagtttgtGATAAATCTTTTACACAGAGTGGAAGTTTACAGTCACACATGAGatctcacacaggagagaaaagattcagctgcagtgtttgtaacAAAAGATTTTCCCGGCGTTCTTTTGTCAAAACACATAAATGTCTTGGTCCGATGGAAACgaaagctgatggagaggactgtggaggaccagaaccggccaggaactcacatccacttttccaaccagagactgaagaccagactggaACTCTTCTGAACCTGAGACCGGTGACATGA